From the Cyanobium sp. M30B3 genome, the window CACTCAACATCCTGAAGCAAACGCTCGGCAGAAGCACCGTTGGCCGCCAACGCCAGCGATGGGTCCACGAAGTGCCGCTTCGGGGCCTTGCGCAACCGCGCCCGTGAGCGCAGGTGCGGAGCCCAGGCGGGCTGATCTTCGATCACCATCAGCCGCTCCAGGGCCTGGAGGTAGTCGGTCACGGTGCGATCGTCGAGCGAACCATCGGCCCCGCCTGCATCGGCGGCCAGCGTTGCGCGCTTCGCCTCTGTGGCGCAGTGGCGCCCAAGGGAACGCAACAGCGCCCCCACCCGCACCGGATCCCGGCTGCGATCTCCCACCCGGCTGATGTCCACCTGCCTCACCTGCTCGAGGTAATCGCGAGCCGAACGACTGGCAGCCTTCAGCGATCGGCCCTGCTGAGCCGGCCAACCGCCTCGGGCGATCAGCGCGCTGAGGTCGTGGATGTTGAGTCCAGGATCGGCCACGGCCGGCCCATGGCCCGCGAACAGCTGCTGCAGCGAAACCGCGCCACTGGAGGCACCTGTTTCAAACAGGCTCATGGGCCGCATCCGCAGAAAGGCGAAACGGCCAGCACCGGTATGGCGGCTGGCATCCTCCGCTGGCACCGCTGAACCCGTGAGCAGGAATTGGCCGGGCTGGTCGGCGTCGTCGACAGCTCTGCGCACCTGATTCCAGAGCTCAGGTGCCACCTGCCATTCATCGAGCAGTCGCGGCCTGGCTCCTTCAAGCAACAAAGCCGGATCCACCGCCAACACCTGACGTGCGGCCTGGTCGATATCGAGCAAAACACGAGAGGCCGCCAGCTGTGAGGCCGTCATCGTTTTGCCGCAAGCCTTGGGCCCTTCGATCACCACCGCACCGGCGGATGCCAACAGCTCCCTCA encodes:
- a CDS encoding ATP-binding protein — encoded protein: MTASQLAASRVLLDIDQAARQVLAVDPALLLEGARPRLLDEWQVAPELWNQVRRAVDDADQPGQFLLTGSAVPAEDASRHTGAGRFAFLRMRPMSLFETGASSGAVSLQQLFAGHGPAVADPGLNIHDLSALIARGGWPAQQGRSLKAASRSARDYLEQVRQVDISRVGDRSRDPVRVGALLRSLGRHCATEAKRATLAADAGGADGSLDDRTVTDYLQALERLMVIEDQPAWAPHLRSRARLRKAPKRHFVDPSLALAANGASAERLLQDVEWFGQLFESLVIRDLRVLSQPLEGEVLHYRDDYGVEVDAIVQLHDGRWGAIEIKLGESQVDAAAASLKRFSEQIDPQRSGSPAFLAVICSKGYGYRRSDGVVVVPVGALGP